From a single Paraburkholderia edwinii genomic region:
- the aqpZ gene encoding aquaporin Z, giving the protein MSLSKRLVAELFGTFWLVLGGCGSAVLAASFAGPEHGLGIGFVGVSLAFGLTVLTMAYAIGHVSGCHLNPAVSIGLAAAGRFPVRDVVPYIVVQLAGAILGAFVLSLIASGKPGFDLVAGGFASNGYGERSPGHYTMAAAFICEAVMTGFFLFVILGATDKRAPAGFAPIAIGLCLTLIHLISIPVTNTSVNPARSTGPALFAGGAAVDQLWLFWVAPIVGALVAGIVYPLVAGCAKSSEVRASGATA; this is encoded by the coding sequence ATGTCTTTATCCAAACGTCTTGTCGCCGAACTGTTCGGCACTTTCTGGCTCGTTCTCGGCGGCTGCGGCAGCGCGGTCCTCGCCGCGAGCTTCGCCGGTCCCGAACACGGGCTCGGCATCGGCTTCGTCGGCGTCTCGCTCGCGTTCGGCCTGACCGTGCTGACGATGGCCTACGCCATCGGCCACGTGTCCGGCTGCCATCTGAACCCGGCCGTCAGCATCGGCCTCGCAGCCGCCGGGCGCTTTCCGGTGCGCGACGTCGTGCCGTATATCGTCGTGCAACTCGCGGGCGCGATTCTCGGCGCCTTTGTGCTGTCGCTGATCGCGTCGGGCAAACCCGGCTTCGATCTCGTGGCGGGCGGCTTTGCCAGCAACGGTTACGGCGAACGCTCGCCGGGCCATTACACGATGGCCGCCGCGTTTATTTGCGAAGCGGTGATGACGGGCTTCTTCCTGTTCGTGATTCTCGGAGCCACCGATAAGCGCGCACCGGCCGGCTTTGCGCCGATCGCAATCGGCCTGTGCCTGACGCTGATCCACCTGATCTCGATTCCGGTGACCAACACGTCGGTGAATCCGGCGCGTTCGACGGGCCCCGCGCTCTTCGCCGGCGGCGCAGCGGTCGACCAGCTGTGGCTGTTCTGGGTCGCGCCGATCGTCGGCGCGCTGGTCGCCGGCATCGTGTATCCGCTTGTCGCGGGTTGCGCGAAGAGCAGCGAAGTGCGTGCCTCGGGCGCCACCGCGTAA